In Miscanthus floridulus cultivar M001 chromosome 19, ASM1932011v1, whole genome shotgun sequence, the DNA window cagttatcctttctagattgctattcaggctatcatcaaatatccttaagagaagaagaccaaagcaaggcttcgttcattacaccctttggggcatattgctataaatcaatgccttttgggctaaaaaatgcaggggcaacatatcaaagagcaattcaaacttgcttggagagtcaagtcggaagaaacgtagaagcatacattgatgatgtagtaatcaagacaaaagaacccggatcattgatagaagacctcgaggagactttcaagaatctaaaagcatggcagtggaagctaaaccccacaaagtgtgtttttggggtaccatcaggacaactactcgggtttctagtcagtaaccgaggaattgaagcaagtacaaagcaggttaaagccatcatggatatgaaacctccaaagaaagttaaagacatacagaagcttacaggatgcatggcagcactcaatagattcatctcccgactaggagaaaaatggctacctttcttcaaattattaaaaaaggcaggaaattttgaatggacagaagaggcagaagaagcattccaaaagttaaaagaatacttggcatcatcaccagtaatgacaccaccaaaagacaaagaggacatgatgctatacattatagcaaccaagaacgttgtcagcacagcaattgtggttgagagagaagaacccggacacacatacaaaatgcaaagaccagtctattacataagcgaagtactaacagaatcaaaatGGTAACCAGTTTTCCACTTCAAGAtattctacgcaacaaagatgcaataggtcggatatcaaaatgggcagtagaactcggtgctctcaacctagacttcaaactaagaacagcaatcaaagctcaagcattatccgacttcattgctgaatggacagaaatcagtcaaaaagaacccgaaccaatacttgatcattggaaaatgtattttgacagttccctaaagttaggaggagctggagcaggattactattcatatcaccagaagggagacagttaaaatatgtgctacaaatactttggcaggcaactaacaatgaggcagaatacgaagcattaatacacggtctaagagttgcaagctcgcttgggatcaaaagactacttgtctacggtgattcagctgtagtaatcaatcaagtcaacaaggattgggattgtacaaaagataacatggatgcgtactgtgcagaagtcaaaaaattggagaaaattttccaaggactcaaaatccatcatgtactaagagattccaacgttgcagcagatgtgctagccaaattaggatcagatagagcaaaagtaccacctggtatatttgtggaagaactcacagccccatccatcaaacaactTGGAAACACAAaaaaagagaaggagacaacagatccaatggaaatagatcaagcagaagaaccagaccagtcaagacaaatcatagtcatacaaagtgattgaagacaaacatacattgattttatcaaagagaagaaactacccgaagacaaagcagaagcaactcgggttgtacgaagaagcaaaaactacgttctggtgggggataaactatacaaaagagcagcatcatcaggagtactacttAAATGCGTTCCGACAGATAAAGCAAAGGAAATCTTGGAcgaaatccactcaggatgctatggaaatcatgcagcctctaggacactagtcggcaaagcattcagaataggtttctattggccaacagcactcaaagatgcagaagagctcgtcagaacatgcaagaattgccaaatgtttgctaggcaatcacatgtgccgactcacaacttaatatgcataccgctggcttggccgttctcatgctgggggctggatcaagtcggaccactcaaaaaagcaaaaggaggcttcgaatacatatttgtggcaatcgacaaatttacaaagtggattgaatacaaacctttggtcaaatacagtgcagaaaaggcagtggaattcatacaagacatcatgcataggttcggcatgcccaGCAGAATAATCACatatcttggttcaccatttacagcaagagaattccaatactaggcaagagattgtgggatagaaatagactttgcatcagtagcacacccgcaggccaatggacaagtcgaaagagcaaatggactcatattacaaggtttaaaaccaagattatatgaagatttgaaagattatggtggaaaatggatcgacgaattaccaaaagtagtatggggtctaagaacccagatcagcagagcaactggatactcaccgttctttctggtctatggatcagaggcagtactaccagccgacttaatatggctatctccaagaatagaacaatatgaagaaggtgaaacagaagaaacaaggcggttagaaattgattcaatggaagaaataagagacagtgtaatcatacaaaatgcaagatatcagcaagggttatgaagacattatgacaaaagtactcaaccccgatcactaaagtcaggggactcagtactatgactaatccagaagaaagatggacgacacaaactactcagtccatgggaaggacccttcatcgtgaagacaacaacaggacccggcacatacgagttgatgactccagatgaaatacctgtaaagaacacttggcatatcagccagctcaaaagattctacaattaagtacaaCAGATTGTACTCAAGTTTTAAGAGAAATAAAACAGAGATTATTCAAAAAGAAtagcttcaaatatgagccctgtccaacggacagaaccaacccataattaggttggggaaaaaggggcttccctgttaaTAGCCAACCCGGAAATGGTTGCGCTACACgggcaatcttgtcactcaaccatatggagatggtctgactgacggccaacggccaaatagcttcttgggtaaggagacccaagctagcatttgtcactctaccataaagagatggtacaactgacagccctgtccaacggacagaaccaacccgtaatcaggttggggaaaaaggggcagccctgcaAACAGCTCAACCCGGAAACAGTTGTTGCTATAcgggcgcaatcgcttaccccaagagctggtatgattgcttacttaccctacaAATAGCCAACCCGGAAAtggttgtgctatacgggtctggtcgcctaccccaagagtggtacgatcgaatacttcgcccaagaagcggcacaagcactcgaacaactcggtcacctaccccaagagtggtacgatcgactacttcgcccaagaagtggcacaagcactccaacaatccggtcgcctaccccaagagtggtacgatcgaatacttcacccaagaagcggcatAAGCACTCCAataactcggtcgcctaccccaagagtggtacgatcgactacttcgcccaagaagcggcacaagcactccaacagcttggtcgcctaccccaagagtggtacgatcgactacttcgcccaagaagcggagagtggtatgatcgactacttcgcccaagaagcgtcacaagcactccaacaactcggtcgcctacctcaagagtggtacgatcgactacttcgcccagagagggacacaagcactccaacaactcggtcgcctaccccaagagcggcacgatcgactacattgcccaaggaggggcacaaacactccaacaactcgatcgcctaccccaagagtggtacgatcgactacttcgcccaagaagcggcacaagcactccaacaactcggtcgcctaccccaagagtggtacgatcgactacttcgtccaagaagtggcacaagcactccaacagcttggtcacctaccccaagagtggtacgatcaactacttcgcccagaaagggacacaagcactccaacaactcagtcgcctaccccaagagcggcacgatcgactacgttgcccaaggaggggcacaaacactccaacaactcgatcgtctaccccaagagcagtacaatcgactacttcgaccaaagagcggcacaaacactccaaacaaTTCGGTCGCCGACCCAAAGAGcgaaacaagctatggcaaagcaaaaaaaagccacaaggaaagatagggcgaaacttgtccatattattcaaagaaatctaagaagaaaagaaagacaggACAAAGCCTGCTCACATATTAAAAATTCAGAGACAAAGTATATTACAAGGACATCAAAAGAAGGTTGACTTTTCACATCTGTTCAAGAAGACggaagagaaggaggaagtaCATTCATTTAATCAAAAATTTGgtctgatagaccactaagctATACTTTGGCCTCCCCCCAGTGTCTTGAAAACTCAGCCATTACAGAAGCTTCAGTAATCCGCTCAAAaggagcatcaggggcaacaaccCGGACATAAgaaaccacattgttgatgcaccggTAAAAGCCACCCTTCACAAAATCATAAAACTGGGAAAAAGCACCGGTAATCCCTGCTCGGCAAAGACCTTAAGGAACAGTACATACCCAGAACAACCACAGTACAAGATAAAGCATATCCAAGAGAATATTCCACAGCAGCAATACAACCCATGAAGACACATTGAAttctccaacaaccagaatgaCAGCAGCAATAAGCAGCCGAACAAACAACTCGGAGACATGtgaaggatcacatacaaaattacagtgtcaaaggattacagttgaaaaagaactcgaacggagaaaaattataaatctcattgatcgaagacaaatacaaaggttacaaacggccaaacaggaccggataaacttagacataagatagagacaagattcttaaatattgcaacaaggaacctagtggcggcagcagcagcggcagctcgGACGCAGAAGAACAGATAGAGCAGCATGATCATTACCAACCAAGCATAAGCCCCGGGactgctcaacctcacacaccagcatatctacgaatgaagaaagaattgatAAAGAATTTTCCTACTCAAGgcagaaccacaaccaacaaagaaggtatttatagcaaaccagaggtaaacaaggctaaagatcacaagaaagagagaggaaaagaacaaaagagcaaagcaacaaaggcgAATAGTGCCCAAAAACAAGATTCctgacaaaaagtaaaagaagacgctcactcatggctatacaaaacccatccgtgaccagcaaaagacaaagaccaaaggagtacaaatcaagaccCTTCTTCCGGCTTCCTTTCAACAAaaaagaacccggagaaggctcgggggctgcaagtacctaccacagaaaaacatattttcaaattttttgaccctccagcttttttgtacaaaaaaaaaaacaagaggctcgggggctacactcaatgagtgtaatttttgcaaaattgcactcgctgcactcaaaggaaaaagaacccagaggacatcaagcaaaagtgcacatcagccaaaagaagaatcaaagaagaccatctcaagatttcacttcaagaaggacccggatcaagactacaacaactcggcccttgaagctcaatcatgaaatgctcgggggcttgtcgatggggaaccctacgggccccccatagaccatactgtagggaggtaggccttggtaacaaggcctacaacCCAATCGCCAAGGAGAACGCATACctgatactcaaagcaatacaacgcaaacaggctaacgccaaaacaggacgtaaggttattactcgaccaagtcgagggcccaaaccagtataaatcgtgagtctctttgcgtaaccgccgaatttcgctattcgccgaagcccgaacaactgtcccgggtacccccgtggtaggctatcggtggtaaaacatagACAGATTTTTTGCAGCATGCTGATACCCTGCTTGAATGTTGCAGTAGTGCTTCTCTTCTTGAATGTTGAATCTTACAATTTCAATGGTGACGTGAAGTTGCAGCCTCCAAGAGCGACCAAGGATAAGAAGTACCATCGGTGACTACTGTACACCGGCCACATAGGTGACGATTGTTATAGGGCATATCTTTTGTATTTTCTTGGACAAAGATTAAGGTCTGGCATCGGCAACTTCTCTAATGTGATCGAAGTCTATTAGTGTCCAGATTGCTATCTGATGGATGCACAAATCATTTGACATTGTATAGTAAACTGAGAACTAGCTATTTAGGAAAAACCTTAAAGAGTTCATGACAATTCTGATAGTTCTGTTGGTCTATTTATCCTTTCTATCTTTACCACATCGATTCTTCTTTCTCTAAAACATAATTGATTACTCGTAAACTCATGGTTAACGCATTAAGTTTTGGATTGTTATAGGTATGGGCAAGGTTGTCGCTCGGCCCTCACCGAATCggtgagcctacgacgccgcgcactccatGACGATGTTAATTTCAagaattttgctttttggattaaatgtcactttaacattttcacagtattgttattttatcgtgcgatccttgtgtttttagtacaaaagttttacTGTCTCGtaacaacgcacgggcacgctgcCTAGTGAAAAAAGTACATTGTCGCTAACTAAAGTGGATTAGATATTGATAAGCTCACGAAAGTCATTTTATTCCTCAATATAAAAAGTggataataataaagaaaaggagaagatgaagaagagaagACACGTATTGCCTCTCTGACTAACTGACCGCCTACTATGAGAGCATCTCCAGCAGAGCCCCTACTTGAGCCCCCATAGCTAAATATGGGGGCTCAGGTTAAAAATCCAACTCCAGCAGAGTCCCTACTACGGACCCTAAATTTGTGTGGGCACCCAAATCCTCTCACCAGACCCCATTTTGGTTGGGCCAACAACCCGGCCCCCATCCGTGCGGGCGCTGCAACTCTCCCTCCGGTGGCTTCCTCCGACGAGCGTCACGGTGTCCCAGTGCGGCAGCGAGCACCGGCGGCGCGGCTCCCTCTCCTCCCTCGCGCGGAAGCGAGATCGAGCACCGGCGGCGCGGCTCCTCTCCCTCCGGTGGCTTCCTCTGACGAGCTCCGCGCGACCAGATCCACGGAAGGCAGGGCCAGAGGGCTCGGCTCCTCCCCTTCGCGCCGTGCCCCTTCTCCTCCACCCGGGCATGCACAAGCTCGAGCGCTCGCCCCCTGCCATGGCGTCCGCGACCTTTCCTCCCCGGCGTCGGCCCCTTCTCCTCCGCCGCCGTTGTGTGCGCGCGGGCCCGCTGCTCCCCTCTGCTCCGCCGTGCGGGCTCGGTACCCTCTGCTTGGCCGCGCGAGCTCGGCCCTCGCAGCCCTGCCGGCACAGGCGAGCGCTCGTTCTGCACGCGTCATGGTATGTGGGGTGGATTTCAGGGGAAGAAGATAGATTTGACCCAATGACAAGTGGGCCCCTTATGTCATTGTCTACTAATATGGATTTGGGTGCATTTGTTTTGGTGCTACTGCTAGAGTGGAAACATAAATTTAAACCAATAAAAATAAGAATAGACACCCAAATATAAAATGGGGGCTCTAGTTTGGGGGCTACTGGAGTTGCTGAGTAGGTTGTGCACCGACTGCGTAGCTCACGGGCCCAGGTCGCAAGCATCACCGCGAGTCCATGACGAAGCTGCGCCCACGCATCCCCACCGCGCCACCAACCCCTTGCACTCCAAGCCTCAGCAGCCAGACCAAACCAAACGCCGGCGCCCCCTATATACTCCTGACCCCTCCCCACCACAAGCCCACGCCATTAAATCTGCATCTCCCACCTCACACCGCCGGCGTTCTTAAACCGTAAAACACCGTCGCTGTTCCCGATCCTCGAAGCGCCAGGCGCCCCTCGCTCCTCCCCTCCAAATCCTCGTCCTCCTCGACCGAAAACCCTACTATATGGGGAACTCAatttccgccgccgccgtcccggCCCTATGCGCCGCGATGAGCGCCGTCGAGCTCGCCAACTTGCTGGACCCGCTGCCGGGTGCGAGCACCACGGTAGCCGCTCAAGCCCCGCCACTCCACAGCGGGGTCCGGGACCTGCTGCTCCTGGCTTCGGCGGCGGGGTTTTCCGTCTCTGTGACCTTCATTTACCGCCACGTCCTTCACCAAGATGCCGGCAACCGGCGCCTGCCGGAGATCGTGTCCTTCATGTCATGCGTGTGCGCTGGTGTTCTCCAGTTCTTCCTGTTCGTGCGGGCTCCAGGTGGCGCGGACGTGGATCAAGGCGAGCAAGCCCGCGCGCTTGGTCTGGCTGCTCTCCGTATCTTGCCCGCTGCGGCCACGGTGACCTTCTTTCTGGGCACCATGCTGATTGTCGCCGCGCACATCCGCGCAGGCGgcgaaggtggcggcggcgccgtCGCAGTCGCCGGAGAGGAGCCGATCCAGGCTCCCCTGCGGCTCCTCAGCAGGATGGTTTTGGCCGCTGCGGCAGGATTGGTCTGCCTGATGGCCATAGCCGTCTACGGCGCCTACTAGTAAGTTTTCCTTCCCCAACCATGCCCCCGTCGGCTTCCTCCTTCACCACCGTGCGCTGTGAGACCACTCGGACAGGTGCTCTCCTGATCTCCTCGACCATGGAGAGCTGAGAGTCCCATTCCTCGATGTGTAGTGTGCACGTGTGTAAGCCGACGAGATGCGGCGCCATGTTGCCATCTCCCATCGAGATTCgtactccttcagcagcagcagaCACTCCGTTCTCGCCTCTGTCTATCAGATGCTGGCGTGGCAATTGGCATGCAGCATCTTGATCGGAAACTTGGACTAGGAATTATTCCTTGTTCTGGAGGCCGGGAGCCCAGTCCATCGATCTTGTTAAGCGCCGCTTGCTTGCTGGCATTGATCATTCACTGCCGTATGCTATTCCACTGCTCCAATCATATATCTTTTCGTTTCCCCTAGAATTTCCATTTGCTCGCGTGTGCTGATTCTGCTAGATAGATAGTGATTAACCCAATCACAAGTGCTCTTTAGTATTACATCTTACTTATAAGATCATCTTTACACAGTTAATTATTTCACCTTTGCAATTCTCAGCTAATGGCGTTGATGAAATAATCTGGAAGAAGTGCTGGGTGGCTACCGTCAAGATTGTGGGAATATCCTGGCATTGCCATCTTAAAGAAGATTTTCACTACACTTTGAAATAATGAATATTTGTAATAATTCAGATGATTGTTGTACTGAATACGGTTGTGCTGGTTATCTTATCTGTGATTGTCGAGTCAGGGGTGATACTTCGAACTTGTGTGTGGCTATTATTAATGATTGAAACATGTCTGTGCTTCTGCCACCATTTATTACTATCAAATAAGGGAATGTGTGTGGTGGATAATATGTTGCAATACTCTTCTGTCCAGTGCATGTACCAGATcattcactactagagaacagactttagaacgatattCTAATTTggtattagcctcggcattttttgcccccgagactaaaggaccctttagtcccggttggtaataccaaccgggactaaaggtccctactcaacggtcgtccgcggggcagggatttttagtcccggctggtattaccaaccgggactaaaagtttacctttagtcccggttagtaataccagccgggactaaatcttttagtctcggtttgggtgatgccccgggaataaagattaatctttagtcctggtttggttccctaaccgggactaattatcccggcctataatccagctcatttctttctccccgagcctgagccattccattcaaactcactgcctctgttcttcagcttgctgtttttcttgctctctccccctccattggtgttgctcttcgattttggaggtaacaaacttaatcctcttatgttttatcagtagcttgtctcgttttgcgatgtagatgcatgtgtaactttatatgttggactttattatgattttatatgtcatttttagctcaaaatcacatgatgatttgcatatatgtttggataaacaaaagttaaattagttcatcaaaatcacgcctcgctcgttctcgctggagcacgcgccgtcctcgtccccggcggcttacgtgatcttagaattaattttttcataaaataaaaaacttagaaaatagttagaaaattgtagaaaattcgtactagttgaacttgcggaccgtgttcagctcggccaacatgttctctgccgagcggtaacggacgtcaagtaggagctttgattctacgagggagagcggcaatggtcgtggaagaccgtgttccctttctcgtagaatcggagctcttccttggccaagtacggtgccgtccggtggagaaatactggccgagatgatcacgtaagcaaggtcaactagtacggatggttatttattgaaacatgtttttgagctataatttgatggatatttgataacttcagacctacaaatatcatctacaaatgttactatcctcggcaacctaaacgcccgcgagctcgccgatatcgagcaggtaacttagaattattttttccatgaaatgaaatacttagaaatcatgccttttattttttagaattaatttttccatgaaatgaaaaacttagaaaatagttagaaaattgtagaaaatccgtactagttgaacttgcggaccgtgttcagctcggcgatcatgttctctgccgagcggtaacggacgtcaaggaggagctttgattctacgagggagagcggcaacggtcgtggaagaccgtgttgccttcctcgtagaatcagagctcttccttggccaagtacggtgccgtccggtggagaaatgctcgccgagatgatcacgtaagcaaggtcaactagtacggatggttatttattgaaacatgtgaaatccgtactagttttgtttaaatatatcattttagaaaatgtgaaatttacactagtttgcaaaaataagtatagaaagtagatgacaactggtaccggatcctcggcctctcgttcagttgcgaaacgactgaggccagaactccctctcattatctgcggcaagtgtaagcaaaaGATTGTGATgcagtaccgagtcaagagacagggacccaacaagggtcgtgttttctacaagtgctcggatcgcgatgtgagtttcttacgcattttattattatggctaattgacatgcttttcttgaatatttttgactaaatattttttgactttaatttcagtgggagggcaatggatgcgatagTTGGTACTGGGagaaagattatgctacatacgtgcagaatttgggtgcgcttgaggtagcggctgctgatgatgaggcagtgagccagcaggagaagcttattgatattcaacagaagaatgatttgtctgttttagttgcgtacgatcacgaaataattatgttactgaagtgcattgtagttttagtttgtttagtgatagttgggattgcttacgttgtagccaggcttagttaattaatcaaccatgtgtgtgtcatctatgttgtgtaataaaatacttaattatgttcaaggttttcataatttgtcgtgtaatgcagattatgtcacaccattggatgtacaatgccgatcgccgctcccaagactttattgagggcgtgcactatttcttaagtgtggccgaggcaaataagcgggatggtttcatgtgctgtccatgtgccatatgtaggaatattcaagctcaatgagtcttcattcacatttgcttaagtcagatttcatgtcaaactatatatgttggactaagcatggagaaagcggggtcatgatggaagaaggtgaaggagaagatttagacattgatgacattattgctcagtatggtgcctttgatgatactacattggggagagatgaagaagaggtagcggcagaagatgatctcggtgatgctcttggcgatgccattcatgatgcacaacaagaatgcgaaagtgaaaaagagaaagttaagttcgagcgcatgcttgaggatcataggaagttgctatacccgacggccgaagaggggcaaaaaaagctgggtacaacactggaattactatagtggaaggcaaagaatggtgtatccaacaaggcatttaggaatttattgaacctcataaagaagatgcttccgaagccaaatgaattgcccaccactacgtacgaagcaaaaaaggttgtccgccctttgggattaaaaatccagaagatacatgcatgtcctaatgactgcatcctctaccatggcaatgaatacgagaatttggatgaatgcccggtatgtaaagcagcgcggtctAAGATCagacgcgatgatcctggtgacgtcgagggtgaacaacatcctagaaagaaaattcctgccaaggttatgtggtatgctcctataataccatgcttaaaatgtttgttcagaaataaagaccatgcaaagttgttgcggtggcataaagaagaccgtaaggtagacaatatgctgagacacccagctgatgggtcccagtggagagcgatagacagggaatttccagagtttgcaaatgagactagaaacttaaggttcgccttaagtacagatggtatgaatccttttggggagcagagcactagtcatagcacttggccagttactctatgtatctacaaccttcctccatggttatgcatgaagcggaagttcattatgatgcagatcctcatccaaggtccgaggcaacctagcaacgacattgatgtctatctgaagccattagttgaagaacttctagttttatggaacaaaccaggtgtacgtgtctgggatgagtacaaacaagaacactttgacctacgagcaatgttgttcgtaacaatcaatgattggcctgctttaagtaatctttcaggtcagacaaacaaaggatataatgcatgcacacattgttttgatgaccttgacagtatatatttgaaaagatgttgaaaggtcatgtaccttggccatcgtcgattccttcct includes these proteins:
- the LOC136525152 gene encoding uncharacterized protein is translated as MGNSISAAAVPALCAAMSAVELANLLDPLPGASTTVAAQAPPLHSGVRDLLLLASAAGFSVSVTFIYRHVLHQDAGNRRLPEIVSFMSCVCAGVLQFFLFVRAPGGADVDQGEQARALGLAALRILPAAATVTFFLGTMLIVAAHIRAGGEGGGGAVAVAGEEPIQAPLRLLSRMVLAAAAGLVCLMAIAVYGAYY